From the genome of Palaemon carinicauda isolate YSFRI2023 chromosome 6, ASM3689809v2, whole genome shotgun sequence, one region includes:
- the LOC137642531 gene encoding uncharacterized protein: MSNLKLLITQRKVIRKKVTDVFNKLGSYANFTASRKISEKCLLLSYQKGLLDLDSKIQNLKFEDSAVTELELEEECLGCIDYLEKIERCLPLLEVSPSRSVTDTALSLLKQPTAPLPKFSSKENEDLLQFFVEFEATTGVYKYPDRDLLLLLKQQVEGRAKVLLNSLEADKQSYQDAKSLLIKAFASEEVRKSSTVKKLTELKLNPGDDPFNYVSRLRNLCESTKVLQMSSDDFLTYFAWLGLNDEFRKELVQITNKTSPSITEILDNFFVACERYENSRKVSNVTPSKHSLSCNGSAENADSFASLAVKVHSPKNKVLPSCSLCSKVHGKDFNHLLYKCTKFPTPQSKVDKLKYFKGCLKCASFSHPTAKCNFRFKQKCFKCFGWHFSFLCNKDNSSDCKKSEEAIASTETNNGVTVFSNFVSDSVLPTFTFGIVGQERLYRGIKDSGSQSTFVSQKLADTYDFETIRNNVNLTIHGFNGVKTYRSKVVQVPITLGNGRYKIPAMVIPEIKIKLNLPMLGTAVKGFLDKGFSFADVGLHSNIREVKDIEFLLGSDAAYCIPSKDVLFGKGTLSVYVDSPMGVMLVGNVQRLIDNIDFLPCHSMSVSASIPSPPSVESLVSVHTHSLFVADSIIPTLDDEVHDLHYDTLKVSSNFSVLNDKGKLMECKLQKATNEILELECPKFINYDQTIYEEETVELNKQLVDYTFNNISREVDGRIRVPLLWNGEVSHLLSKNEHLAEVILKSNFRKLKNNVGYLHLMDQTIKDQIAAGIIKPIHDLEQYKALHPDYAFLPHMGIFKPERETTKCRVVFLSNLRENEKNKKLSLSLNQCMHPGPTLNQKLSSAFLHLRFGQKLLTYDLKKAFNMLSLSESDQSKLLFLWYKNVKAGDFSVVAYRNARLSFGLRCSPFLLMLSLYYILVFKEEKDKDLSELKHLMYTLLYMDNGAITMETGESLEWAYNELPRIFAPYKFEVQQIITNDNSLQIKKDEDMKTQTPETTKLFGLAWDRVRDEIFTKPICLDGKATTKRAVLGTIASQFDIYGFNMPILNRSRLFMHRLQCNKNLGWDALLPLELQREWGNICKQANASPPIKIGRYVGPRNGTYKLMAYTDASHDLYGSVIFLQHVESGKVSFVQAKNRMINTQLKNKSIPSLELNAIVLGVETLVELQRDISGPSCLKPVNIVEMVLYADSLCALHWLNSSSQKLDKMQRCSTFVMNRIGNIQKLCQRFPIRFCFISGKENPADCVTRCLSHKQLYKTNFLVGPGKKLDDLPGVEHDMTFIIPNPMTVTDSGYLSKLNAPLGAELSQTTFSSLTGFPEYVIDPCNYSSFRKLILIYRRILVGIRNWKSKAGICSQTSSDTNTNLFAEASKRVVITEQRKWFPEIFAYFQNKNSFNLKAIPNLITQLNIFMDENGILRVKSKFKKWFSNNGFPILLPRDSALTKLIILDVHFNLFHAGCYSVLAEIRRQFHIPRHFSTIKKALKQCVHCRRFCNRTFKLSQNSYREFRSNLPSKPFANVFIDHMGPFHVRKNHETQKVWLLCITCTWSRAVNLKICKDLGVKEFLRSFQLHCFDYGIPELCVSDMGTQLVAGANLMQNLLSDHASQLYFEENNIRPIQFQQYFKGCSKLGSLVEVCVKQVKRLLFGSIKNLVLSYDDFEFIVCHTVHLVNRRPIAFKESLREEHLDFIPEPITPEQLVKGYELTSMNLLPELQGMPDEDPDWQPCVNPQQVKDEYMKLRKVRNNLLSKYHNEFLGTLIDQAVDKKDRYRPITQRGIKIGDIVLLKEVHTKPNNYPMGLVKELQYNSIGEVTGASIQKGSTREVVKRHITTLVPFLERLDDSELSSTNDSVKLLSEPPHVKRKAAIVSEQKTREILTV, from the coding sequence ATGTCAAATTTAAAATTGCTTATTACTCAGAGAAAGGTTATTCGTAAGAAAGTAACTGATGTCTTTAATAAATTGGGGTCCTATGCAAATTTCACTGCATCCCGGAAAATATCGGAAAAGTGTCTCCTGTTAAGTTACCAGAAGGGTTTGttagacttggattctaaaattcaaaatttaaagtttgaGGATAGCGCAGTTACAGAACTCGAATTAGAAGAGGAATGTTTGGGTTGTATTGATTATTTAGAGAAGATAGAGAGATGTTTGCCTTTACTTGAAGTTTCTCCTTCCCGTAGTGTCACGGACACTGCTCTTAGTTTATTAAAGCAGCCAACAGCGCCCCTCCCAAAATTTAGTAGCAAGGAAAATGAGGATCTCTtacagttttttgtagaatttgaggctACTACTGGTGTTTATAAATATCCCGATAGGGATTTGTTACTTTTGCTTAAACAGCAAGTTGAAGGTCGGGCTAAGGTTTTGCTGAATTCTCTTGAAGCAGATAAACAGAGTTACCAAGATGCTAAATCGCTCTTGATTAAAGCTTTTGCTTCGGAAGAAGTTAGGAAGTCTTCCACCGTTAAGAAACTAACAGAGTTGAAACTAAATCCAGGTGATGACCCATTTAATTATGTATCTAGGTTAAGGAATTTATGTGAGTCTACTAAGGTTTTGCAAATGTCCTCTGATGATTTTTTGACTTATTTTGCTTGGCTAGGTTTGAATGATGAATTTAGAAAAGAGTTAGTGCAAATTACTAATAAGACTTCTCCTTCAATTACGGAAATTTTGGATAACTTTTTTGTAGCTTGCGAGAGGTATGAAAACTCGAGAAAAGTGTCAAATGTTACGCCTTCAAAGCATTCCTTATCATGCAATGGTAGTGCTGAAAATGCTGATAGTTTTGCTAGTTTGGCAGTTAAAGTGCATTCTCCTAAGAATAAAGTCCTACCTAGTTGTTCGTTATGTTCTAAGGTTCATGGTAAGGATTtcaatcatttactatataaatgtacaaaatttcctACTCCTCAGTCTAAAGTAgataaattgaagtattttaaaggctgtttgaaatgtgctagtttttcgcatcccactgctaaatgtaattttaggtttaaacaaaagtgttttaaatgttttggctggcatttttcttttctgtgtaacaaagataattcatctgattgtaagaaaagtgaagaagctatAGCAAGCACAGAAACAAATAATGGGGTTACAGTGTTCTCAAATTTCGTTAGTGACTCTGTTCTTCCTACTTTCACTTTTGGCATTGTTGGACAAGAGCGCTTGTATAGGGGTATAAAAGACAGTGGGTCTCAAAGTACTTTTGTTTCACAGAAATTAGCTGATACTTATGACTTTGAAACTATCAGAAATAATGTTAATCTTACAATTCATGGTTTCAATGGTGTTAAAACTTATCGGAGCAAGGTAGTTCAGGTGCCTATTACACTAGGAAATGGTCGTTATAAGATTCCAGCCATGGTTATTCCTGAAATAAAGATTAAGTTGAATTTGCCGATGCTCGGCACGGCAGTGAAGGGTTTTTTAGATAAAGGGTTTTCGTTTGCTGATGtgggtcttcattcaaatatccgggaagtaaaggatattgaatttctgcttggttctgatgctgcttattgtattccaagtaaagacgtcctgtttggaaagggtactctgtcagtatatgtagattccccaatgggcgttatgttggtaggcaatgttcaaagattgatcgataatatagattttttgccatgtcattcgatgtctgttagtgctagtattcctagtccacctagtgtggagtctttagtaagtgtccacactcactcgttatttgttgcagattctatcatacctactttggatgatgaggttcatgaccttcactatgatactttgaaagttagtagtaatttttcggttttgaatgacaagggaaagcttatggagtgtaaactacaaaaggcaacaaatgaaatattggagcttgaatgccctaaattcattaattatgaccaaactatttatgaggaagagactgtagaactgaataagcagttagttgattatacttttaataatatatctagagaAGTAGATGGTAGGATTCGAGTTCCCTTACTTTGGAATGGTGAGGTATCACACTTGCTATCGAAAAATGAACATTTAGCAGAGGTAATTTTGAAGTCTAATTTTAGGAAGCTTAAAAATAATGTGGGTTATTTACATTTAATGGATCAGACTATTAAGGATCAAATAGCAGCTGGTATAATAAAACCTATTCATGATCTTGAACAATATAAAGCCCTGCACCCAGATTATGCTTTTCTTCCTCACATGGGAATTTTTAAGCCTGAGAGGGAGACGACTAAGTGTCGTGTAGTCTTTTTATCCAAtttgagagagaatgagaaaaataagaaactaagccTCTCTCTCAACCAGTGTATGCATCCAGGTCCCACATTGAACCAAAAGCTATCCTCAGCTTTTCTTCATTTAAGGTTCGGTCAGAAATTGCTTACCTATGACTTGAAAAAAGCATTCAATATGCTTTCATTAAGTGAATCTGATCAATCAAAATTGCTGTTCCTTTGGTATAAAAATGTGAAAGCTGGGGACTTTTCTGTTGTTGCTTATCGCAATGCGAGGCTGAGTTTTGGGTTGCGTTGTAGCCCGTTtttgttaatgctttctttatattatattttagtttttaaggaagaaaaggataaagatttgtcagaattaaaacatttaatgtataccttgctgtatatggataatggtgcaattaccatggaaactggagagtctttagaatgggcttataatgagctgcctcgcatttttgctccgtacaaattcgaggttcagcagattatcaccaatgataattccttacaaattaagaaagatgaagacatgaaaactcagacccctgaaactacaaagttgtttggtcttgcatgggacagagtaagagatgaaatatttacaaagcctatttgccttgatggcaaggccaccactaaacgtgctgttttaggaacaattgcttctcaatttgacatatatggctttaacatgcctattttaaacagaagccgtttgtttatgcacaggcttcagtgcaataaaaaccttggttgggatgcattgttgccattagagcttcaacgtgaatggggaaatatatgtaaacaagctaatgcttctcctcccattaagataggtagatatgtcggaccaaggaatggtacttataagcttatggcttatactgatgctagtcacgacttatatggttcagtaatttttttgcagcacgttgaatctggtaaggtgagttttgttcaagctaagaaccgtatgattaacactcagctgaagaataagtcaattccttcattagagttaaatgccattgttttgggtgtcgaaactctcgtggaactgcaaagagatatctctggaccttcttgcctgaaacctgttaacatagtagaaatggttctctatgctgattctctttgtgccctacactggcttaattcttcctcccagaaactggataaaatgcaaaggtgttcaactttcgtaatgaatagaattggtaatattcaaaaattgtgtcaacgatttccaataagattctgtttcatttcagggaaagagaatccggccgactgtgttactagatgcctctcacataagcagttgtataaaactaattttctcgtcGGTCCAGGCAAGAAGTTGGATGACCTCCCTGGTGTGGAACATGACATGACTTTTATTATTCCAAATCCCATGACTGTCACAGACTCTGGGTACCTCTCAAAGTTGAATGCACCTTTAGGGGCAGAACTTTCTCAAACTACTTTTTCTTCCTTAACAGGTTTTCCTGAATATGTTATTGATCCCTGCAATTATTCCAGCTTTCGTAAGTTGATTCTGATTTATCGAAGAATACTAGTAGGAATAAGAAACTGGAAGTCAAAGGCAGGTATATGTTCTCAAACCTCATCTGATACCAACACTAATCTCTTTGCAGAAGCTAGTAAGAGAGTTGTTATAACAGAGCAAAGGAAGTGGTTTCCAGAGATCTTTGCTTACTTTCaaaataagaatagttttaatctgaaggccattcctaacctcattactcagcttaatatattcatggatgaaaatggtattcttagggttaaaagcaaatttaagaaatggtttagCAATAATGGTTTTCCTATTTTGCTGCCGAGAGACAGTGCTTTGACGAAGCTAATTATTTTGGATGTTCATTTCAATCTGTTTCATGCAGGATGTTATTCAGTTCTAGCTGAAATACGACGACAATTTCATATCCCTAGGCATTTTTCGACCATCAAAAAAGCATTAAAACAATGTGTGCATTGTAGGCGTTTTTGTAATAGAACTTTCAAACTTAGTCAGAATTCATATAGGGAATTCAGGTCTAATTTACCATCCAAGCCATTTGCTAatgttttcattgatcatatgggtcctTTCCATGTTAGGAAGAATCATGAAACTCAAAAAGTGTGGTTATTATGCATTACATGTACTTGGAGTAGGGCagtgaatcttaaaatttgcaagGATCTGGGTGTAAAGGAATTCTTGCGATCTTTCCAGCTGCATTGTTTTGATTATGGAATCCCTGAATTATGCGTCAGTGATATGGGGACACAGCTTGTAGCTGGGGCTAATTTGATGCAGAACCTTTTAAGTGATCATGCTAGtcagttatattttgaagaaaacaatattcgccctatacagtttcagcaatattttaaaggatgcagtaagcttggatctcttgttgaagtttgtgtcaaacaggttaaaagattgttgtttggaagtataaaaaatcttgttttatctTATGATGACTTTGAATTTATTGTTTGCCACACTGTTCACCTTGTTAATAGGAGACCTATAGCCTTTAAGGAATCCCTTAGAGAAGAACATTTAGACTTTATACCTGAACCAATTACACCTGAACAGTTAGTTAAGGGCTATGAACTGACTTCCATGAACCTCCTTCCAGAATTACAGGGTATGCCAGATGAGGATCCTGACTGGCAACCTTGTGTAAATCCCCAACAGGTTAAAGATGAGTATATGAAATTAAGGAAAGTCAGAAATAATctgttatcaaaatatcataacgAGTTTTTGGGTACACTGATTGACCAAGCTGTTGATAAAAAGGATAGATACCGACCTATTACACAGAGGGGTATTAAAATAGGGGATATTGTCCTACTGAAAGAGGTgcacacaaaacctaacaattatccTATGGGTTTGGTGAAAGAATTGCAATATAACAGTATCGGTGAAGTTACAGGAGCATCGATACAAAAGGGTTCTACTAGGGAAGTCGTTAAAAGACACATTACAACACTAGTTCCTTTTCTTGAAAGATTAGATGATTCGGAACTTTCGTCGACTAATGATTCAGTTAAACTTTTATCAGAGCCTCCCCAtgtcaaaagaaaggctgctatagttAGTGAGCAGAAGACCAGGGAGATTTTAACAGTGTGA